In Streptomyces sp. NBC_01439, the following are encoded in one genomic region:
- a CDS encoding MbtH family protein, whose product MSNPFENDNATYVVVRNDELQHSLWPAANPVPAGWTVVHGPDGRQACLDHVERVWTDMRPASLVAALAGNAPRG is encoded by the coding sequence ATGAGCAACCCCTTCGAGAACGACAACGCCACCTACGTCGTGGTCCGCAACGACGAGCTCCAGCACTCCCTGTGGCCCGCGGCCAACCCCGTCCCGGCCGGCTGGACCGTGGTGCACGGCCCCGACGGCCGGCAGGCCTGCCTGGACCACGTCGAGCGGGTCTGGACCGACATGCGCCCCGCCTCCCTGGTGGCCGCCCTCGCCGGGAACGCGCCCCGTGGCTGA
- a CDS encoding pyridoxal-phosphate dependent enzyme encodes MLFDTVTDAIGATPLVRLRLGEARGVEVYAKLELQNLFAMKDRVARNILLEARRLGTLKPGAPVIESSSGTMALGVALVGRSLGHEVHIVTDPRIDPVTLAKLRALGCRVHVVEAMTSHGWQSARLERLAELLDELPGAFWPQQYTNPDNPGAYRTLAGELLADLGQFDTLVGAVGSGGSLCGTARALRESLPALHVVGVDCVGSALFGQPDVPQRLQSGLGNSLLPKNLDRTLVDEVHWLNDHEAFAATWDLAREQQIFGGNTSGSVYRVLTGLADRAEPGSRIVGILPDRGDRYADTVYNDEHWDAHRLGEVPTATAPAVLDPEGTAHTWSALAYSPPAGIRRHLLFVESNTTGTGMLALDRARELGTVPVLLTGDPDRYRGLADTGAEVVRCDTNSDAALRAAVQERFRREEIAGVTTTSDFYVPAAARIAQWLGLPGNPPDAVALCRDKAALRERLRTADVRQPRYALVHEPAGAAEAVARTGLPCVVKPADDSGSTNVLLCADEAEVRAQIEKILAIDTNVRGMPTARTVLVEEYLDAPEYSVEMFSGEGRAVCVGITAKSVTATPHFVEHRHLFPAPLPAATAQQITETVTAALDAAGIRLGATHTEVKLTAAGPALIEINPRPAGGMIPELIRLATGVDLLGEQLRAALGLPPHLKAEGSGHAGIQFVLADADGTLTATHGTREAAAVEGVESVLVTAAPGTPVRRPRSASDRLGHVIARHPEPEGVHAALDAARALLRLDIEAAPRS; translated from the coding sequence ATGCTGTTCGACACCGTGACGGACGCGATCGGCGCGACCCCGCTGGTCCGGCTGCGCCTCGGCGAGGCCCGCGGCGTGGAGGTCTACGCCAAGCTGGAACTGCAGAACCTCTTCGCGATGAAGGACCGCGTCGCCCGCAACATCCTGCTGGAGGCCCGGCGACTGGGCACCCTGAAGCCGGGCGCCCCCGTCATCGAGAGCTCCTCGGGGACCATGGCCCTCGGCGTCGCCCTCGTCGGCCGCTCCCTGGGTCACGAGGTCCACATCGTCACCGATCCGCGCATCGACCCGGTCACCCTCGCCAAACTCCGCGCCCTGGGCTGCCGGGTGCACGTGGTCGAGGCGATGACCAGCCACGGCTGGCAGAGCGCCCGCCTGGAGCGGCTCGCAGAACTCCTCGACGAACTCCCCGGCGCGTTCTGGCCGCAGCAGTACACCAACCCCGACAACCCCGGCGCCTACCGCACCCTCGCCGGTGAACTCCTGGCGGATCTAGGTCAGTTCGACACCCTCGTCGGGGCCGTCGGCAGCGGCGGCTCCCTGTGCGGCACCGCACGGGCGCTGCGCGAGAGCCTCCCCGCCCTGCACGTCGTCGGCGTCGACTGCGTGGGCAGCGCCCTCTTCGGACAGCCCGACGTGCCGCAGCGGCTGCAGAGCGGGCTGGGCAACAGCCTGCTGCCCAAGAACCTGGACCGCACCCTCGTCGACGAGGTGCACTGGCTCAACGACCACGAGGCCTTCGCCGCGACCTGGGACCTCGCCCGCGAGCAGCAGATCTTCGGCGGCAACACCTCGGGCTCCGTCTACCGGGTCCTCACCGGCCTCGCCGACCGCGCCGAGCCCGGAAGCCGGATCGTCGGCATCCTGCCCGACCGCGGCGACCGCTACGCCGACACCGTCTACAACGACGAGCACTGGGACGCCCACCGGCTGGGCGAGGTGCCCACCGCCACCGCGCCGGCCGTCCTCGACCCCGAGGGGACCGCCCACACCTGGTCCGCCCTCGCCTACAGCCCGCCCGCCGGGATCCGGCGGCACCTGCTGTTCGTGGAGTCCAACACCACCGGCACCGGCATGCTGGCCCTGGACCGGGCCCGCGAACTGGGCACCGTACCCGTCCTGCTGACCGGCGACCCCGACCGCTACCGCGGCCTCGCGGACACCGGCGCCGAGGTGGTGCGCTGCGACACCAACTCCGACGCCGCCCTGCGCGCCGCCGTACAGGAGCGGTTCCGCCGCGAGGAGATCGCGGGCGTCACCACCACCAGCGACTTCTACGTACCGGCCGCCGCCCGGATCGCCCAGTGGCTCGGCCTGCCCGGCAACCCGCCCGACGCCGTGGCGCTCTGCCGCGACAAGGCCGCCCTGCGCGAGAGGCTGCGGACCGCGGACGTCCGCCAGCCCCGGTACGCCCTCGTGCACGAGCCGGCCGGGGCGGCGGAGGCCGTCGCCCGCACCGGACTGCCCTGCGTGGTCAAGCCGGCCGACGACTCGGGCTCCACCAACGTCCTGCTCTGCGCCGACGAGGCGGAGGTCCGCGCCCAGATCGAGAAGATCCTCGCGATCGACACCAACGTCCGGGGCATGCCCACCGCCCGCACCGTCCTCGTCGAGGAGTACCTGGACGCGCCGGAGTACAGCGTCGAGATGTTCAGCGGGGAGGGCCGGGCGGTGTGCGTCGGCATCACCGCCAAGTCCGTGACGGCCACCCCGCACTTCGTCGAGCACCGCCACCTCTTCCCCGCCCCGCTGCCCGCCGCCACCGCCCAGCAGATCACCGAGACGGTGACGGCGGCCCTGGACGCGGCCGGGATCCGCCTGGGAGCCACCCACACCGAGGTCAAACTGACCGCGGCCGGGCCCGCCCTCATCGAGATCAACCCGCGCCCGGCCGGCGGCATGATCCCCGAACTGATCCGACTGGCCACCGGGGTGGACCTCCTCGGGGAGCAGCTCCGCGCCGCCCTCGGCCTGCCCCCGCACCTCAAGGCCGAGGGGTCCGGCCACGCCGGGATCCAGTTCGTCCTCGCCGACGCCGACGGCACCCTCACCGCCACCCACGGCACCCGGGAGGCCGCCGCCGTCGAGGGGGTGGAGTCGGTACTGGTCACCGCCGCCCCCGGCACGCCCGTACGCAGGCCCCGCAGCGCCTCCGACCGCCTCGGGCACGTCATCGCCCGCCACCCGGAGCCGGAGGGCGTGCACGCAGCCCTCGACGCGGCGCGGGCCCTGCTCCGCCTCGACATCGAGGCCGCGCCCCGTTCCTGA
- a CDS encoding GHMP family kinase ATP-binding protein, with product MASAPAYSTPTDAAAGTSAAVVGPASVVGPASVLGPGSGSAFGTFGELLQGALPHPQGDFLVTFPLARWATARFHPSPGRPGVQVRPAHKAKSRRVAEAVLAALGTADGGLLEVAGDLPEGKGLASSSADLVATVRAVGAAHGREFTPAETEDFLRGIEPADGVMYDEIVAFHHREVRLGHRLGVLPPLTVVAHDEGGQVDTVAHNRGARAIDATDREEYALLLDRLTGAVARGDLQEVGAVATRSAEMNAHRRRRAGFGQLHALCREVDGLGLVLAHSGTMLGVLLEANDPALASKTEHIRAGCAALGGEVSVHRSLGADDSWSPTPAPAHPTELEI from the coding sequence ATGGCAAGCGCGCCCGCGTACAGCACGCCCACTGACGCCGCCGCAGGGACGTCCGCCGCCGTCGTCGGACCGGCTTCCGTCGTCGGACCGGCTTCCGTCCTGGGCCCCGGCTCCGGCAGCGCCTTCGGCACCTTCGGAGAACTGCTCCAGGGCGCCCTGCCCCACCCGCAGGGGGACTTCCTGGTCACCTTCCCCCTCGCCCGCTGGGCCACCGCCCGTTTCCACCCCAGCCCCGGCCGGCCGGGCGTCCAGGTGCGGCCGGCCCACAAGGCCAAGTCGCGTCGTGTCGCCGAAGCCGTCCTGGCCGCCCTCGGTACGGCGGACGGCGGCCTCCTGGAGGTGGCCGGGGACCTGCCCGAGGGCAAGGGCCTCGCCAGCTCCTCCGCCGACCTCGTCGCCACCGTACGGGCCGTCGGGGCCGCTCACGGGCGCGAGTTCACCCCGGCCGAGACGGAGGACTTCCTGCGCGGCATCGAACCGGCCGACGGGGTCATGTACGACGAGATCGTCGCCTTCCACCACCGGGAGGTGCGCCTCGGCCACCGCCTCGGCGTGCTGCCCCCGCTGACCGTCGTCGCCCACGACGAGGGCGGCCAGGTGGACACCGTCGCGCACAACCGGGGCGCCCGGGCCATCGACGCCACCGACCGGGAGGAGTACGCGCTCCTGCTGGACCGGCTCACCGGCGCCGTCGCCCGCGGCGACCTCCAGGAGGTCGGCGCCGTCGCCACCCGCAGCGCCGAGATGAACGCCCACCGCCGTCGGCGCGCCGGGTTCGGGCAGCTGCACGCCCTGTGCCGCGAGGTCGACGGCCTGGGCCTGGTGCTCGCCCACAGCGGCACCATGCTCGGTGTCCTCCTGGAGGCGAACGACCCGGCCCTCGCGAGCAAGACCGAGCACATCCGGGCCGGCTGCGCCGCCCTCGGTGGAGAGGTGTCCGTACACCGCTCCCTCGGCGCCGACGACAGCTGGAGCCCGACGCCCGCGCCCGCCCACCCCACCGAGCTGGAGATCTGA
- a CDS encoding argininosuccinate lyase, whose translation MTSDTPGPAPELSGRISGGPAELLHDEVLAPQFGFESRHLLRHYVAIEKTLAAEYVRMDLITAEEAHRIAALLDSVRPDTLSAQPGANMSDIAFALERHVEAGLPAPVVRWHADRSRNDLQACAQVMYGRDQLARFAAALLELAAVVHRLAEETCDLPMPGYTHFQAAQIITPGFHLAALSEHLLHTHARLLNAYDGIDACPLGAGAMAGQELPWDRDRMARLLGFSRPQPHALTAVASRRWSAELTSELSLLGTALSRFTTDLLTWGGSEYGFIELPDELSGISSAMPQKKNYPVLERIRGRTAHLSAFHFDVLLGQRNTPFCNLVEVSKEAGTHLLNAFDSAHGTVRLLTEVLRRLTFRADRMRQVCEREFLGGFSLANALCLTEGVPWRTAQVVAGKYVVLAAAAGAAPAPGEPALLVEAAAGHGITLADPARLLAEAFDVDRGLERMVSAGSARPDAVRAVLRTQQETYERLGADWELRAAAVRAGTEEGDRALYGATGDEIHEEDGDGKRARVQHAH comes from the coding sequence GTGACGAGTGACACCCCGGGGCCCGCCCCCGAGCTGAGCGGCCGGATCAGCGGCGGCCCCGCCGAACTCCTGCACGACGAAGTGCTCGCCCCGCAGTTCGGGTTCGAGTCCCGCCACCTGCTGCGCCACTACGTCGCCATCGAGAAGACCCTGGCCGCCGAGTACGTCCGCATGGACCTGATCACCGCCGAGGAGGCCCACCGGATCGCCGCCCTGCTCGACTCCGTCCGGCCCGACACCCTCAGCGCCCAGCCGGGCGCCAACATGTCGGACATCGCCTTCGCCCTCGAACGGCACGTCGAGGCGGGCCTGCCCGCCCCGGTCGTGCGCTGGCACGCCGACCGCAGCCGCAACGACCTGCAGGCCTGCGCCCAGGTGATGTACGGCCGCGACCAGCTCGCCCGCTTCGCCGCAGCCCTCCTCGAACTCGCCGCCGTCGTCCACCGGCTGGCCGAGGAGACCTGCGACCTGCCCATGCCGGGGTACACCCACTTCCAGGCCGCCCAGATCATCACCCCCGGCTTCCACCTCGCCGCGCTCTCCGAGCACCTGCTGCACACCCACGCCCGGCTGCTGAACGCGTACGATGGCATCGACGCCTGCCCGCTGGGCGCCGGCGCCATGGCGGGGCAGGAACTGCCGTGGGACCGCGACCGGATGGCCCGGCTGCTCGGCTTCTCCCGGCCGCAGCCCCATGCCCTGACCGCCGTGGCCTCGCGCCGCTGGAGCGCCGAACTGACCTCGGAACTCAGCCTGCTGGGCACCGCCCTGAGCCGCTTCACCACCGACCTGCTGACCTGGGGCGGCAGCGAGTACGGCTTCATCGAACTGCCCGACGAGCTGTCCGGCATCTCCTCCGCCATGCCGCAGAAGAAGAACTACCCCGTCCTGGAACGCATCCGCGGGCGCACCGCCCACCTGAGCGCCTTCCACTTCGACGTGCTCCTGGGCCAGCGCAACACCCCCTTCTGCAACCTCGTCGAGGTGTCCAAGGAGGCCGGCACCCACCTGCTGAACGCCTTCGACTCGGCCCACGGCACCGTCCGCCTCCTCACCGAGGTGCTGCGCAGGCTGACCTTCCGCGCCGACCGCATGCGCCAGGTGTGCGAGCGCGAGTTCCTCGGCGGCTTCAGCCTCGCCAACGCCCTCTGCCTCACCGAAGGGGTGCCCTGGCGCACCGCCCAGGTCGTCGCCGGGAAGTACGTCGTGCTCGCCGCGGCGGCGGGCGCCGCCCCCGCCCCGGGCGAACCCGCCCTGCTGGTCGAGGCGGCCGCCGGACACGGCATCACCCTCGCCGACCCCGCCCGGCTCCTCGCCGAGGCCTTCGACGTCGACCGGGGCCTGGAGCGCATGGTCTCCGCCGGCTCGGCCCGCCCCGACGCCGTGCGCGCGGTACTGCGCACCCAGCAGGAGACGTACGAACGGCTCGGCGCCGACTGGGAACTGCGCGCCGCGGCGGTCCGCGCGGGCACCGAGGAAGGCGACCGCGCCCTGTACGGCGCGACCGGCGACGAGATCCACGAGGAGGACGGCGATGGCAAGCGCGCCCGCGTACAGCACGCCCACTGA
- a CDS encoding condensation domain-containing protein, with product MAEPVRPTGQSADTGGDTDTGADPVRILRTLFAEVLGRADVGAGHSFTGLGGDSIQAIQVVSRARAAGLVVSTRDVLRAESVSALAATALAQGRPGEGAGPLVPPRRLGPLAPTPIMGWLAELGGPVDTYNQSLVLRTPPGFGQADAERTVQALLDTHEMLRLRLPDGIGAHGAEPLVPPAGSVAAADLLDHVDARGTGDAELPALTRERMRAARRLLAPRAGHMLRAVLLDRGAGQQGRLALVVHHLVVDGVSWRILHDDLRTCAAALAEGREPVLEPAHTPFAHWADLLRAEATSGRRSAEADRWAAALQEAPQALAGVRAAGGLDPESPDNTLTLTLGPDVTGPLLTTAPGLVNGTVNDVLLTALALAVLGRRSADGRDTGDTEGTVLVDVEGHGREDVTDGTDLSRTVGWFTTVFPVRLALGRPDLDEARAGGPAVGAALRLVKEELRAVPDKGIGFGLLRHLNSRTGPDLAARGIPQIGFNYLGRFPMGGDAPWDAAPGHAFALDDADEGLPMAHAVEVNAAAHEGPDGLTLSATWTWAGNAFPGSWVHDLAQEWFTMLRAVVTHAARPDAGGLTPSDVSLAQVSQADLDTFESQLGALL from the coding sequence GTGGCTGAGCCCGTCCGCCCCACCGGGCAGTCGGCCGACACCGGCGGAGACACCGACACGGGCGCCGACCCCGTACGCATCCTGCGCACCCTCTTCGCCGAGGTCCTCGGCCGCGCCGACGTCGGCGCGGGCCACAGCTTCACCGGGCTCGGCGGCGACAGCATCCAGGCGATCCAGGTCGTCAGCCGCGCCCGCGCGGCGGGCCTCGTCGTCAGCACCCGCGACGTGCTCCGTGCCGAGAGCGTGAGCGCGCTCGCCGCTACCGCCCTCGCCCAGGGCCGGCCGGGCGAGGGCGCCGGACCGCTCGTGCCCCCGCGCCGCCTGGGCCCGCTGGCACCCACCCCCATCATGGGCTGGCTCGCCGAACTCGGCGGCCCCGTCGACACGTACAACCAGTCGCTCGTCCTGCGCACCCCGCCGGGCTTCGGGCAGGCGGACGCCGAACGCACCGTCCAGGCCCTCCTCGACACCCACGAGATGCTCCGCCTGCGGCTGCCCGACGGGATCGGGGCCCACGGCGCCGAGCCGCTCGTACCGCCCGCCGGCTCCGTCGCCGCGGCGGACCTGCTGGACCACGTGGACGCCCGCGGGACGGGCGACGCAGAACTCCCCGCCCTGACCCGGGAGCGGATGCGAGCGGCCCGTCGGCTGCTCGCGCCCCGCGCGGGCCACATGCTGCGCGCCGTACTCCTCGACCGGGGAGCCGGACAGCAAGGACGCCTCGCGCTCGTCGTCCACCACCTCGTGGTCGACGGCGTCTCGTGGCGGATCCTCCACGACGACCTGCGGACCTGTGCGGCGGCCCTCGCCGAGGGTCGCGAGCCCGTCCTGGAACCGGCGCACACCCCCTTCGCGCACTGGGCCGACCTCCTGCGCGCGGAGGCCACCTCCGGCCGCCGGAGCGCCGAGGCCGACCGCTGGGCCGCCGCCCTGCAAGAGGCCCCGCAGGCCCTCGCCGGGGTCCGCGCGGCCGGCGGCCTCGACCCCGAAAGCCCGGACAACACCCTCACCCTGACCCTCGGGCCGGACGTGACGGGCCCCTTGCTCACCACCGCGCCCGGACTCGTCAACGGCACCGTCAACGACGTCCTGCTGACCGCCCTGGCCCTCGCCGTCCTCGGCCGGCGCAGCGCCGACGGCCGGGACACGGGTGACACGGAGGGCACCGTCCTCGTGGACGTCGAGGGCCACGGCCGGGAGGACGTCACCGACGGCACCGACCTGTCCCGCACCGTCGGCTGGTTCACCACCGTGTTCCCCGTACGCCTCGCCCTCGGCCGACCCGACCTCGACGAGGCCCGCGCCGGCGGACCCGCGGTCGGCGCGGCCCTGCGCCTGGTCAAGGAGGAACTGCGCGCCGTACCGGACAAGGGCATCGGCTTCGGGCTGCTGCGCCACCTCAACTCCCGTACCGGGCCGGACCTCGCCGCGCGCGGCATTCCCCAGATCGGCTTCAACTACCTCGGCCGGTTCCCGATGGGCGGCGACGCCCCCTGGGACGCCGCGCCCGGGCACGCCTTCGCCCTCGACGACGCCGACGAAGGCCTGCCGATGGCCCACGCCGTGGAGGTCAACGCGGCCGCCCACGAGGGCCCGGACGGCCTCACCCTCAGCGCCACCTGGACCTGGGCGGGCAACGCCTTCCCGGGGAGTTGGGTTCACGACCTCGCGCAGGAGTGGTTCACCATGCTGCGCGCCGTCGTCACCCACGCCGCCCGCCCGGACGCCGGCGGGTTGACCCCTTCCGACGTGTCCCTCGCCCAGGTCAGCCAGGCCGACCTCGACACCTTCGAATCCCAGCTCGGAGCCCTGCTGTGA